CGGCGCGTCGCAGGCGGCCTGCGGCTGCTGGCCGTAGTCGAGCATCCGCACGATCGATTGCAGATGCCCCTGCGGCTGCATGTCGCCACCCATCACGCCGAAGCTCATCACCGCTTCCTGGCGGCCGTCCACCTGCTGCGTGAGGAACGACGGAATGATCGTGTGGAACGGCCGCTTGCCGCCTTCCACGACGTTCGGCGACTTCGGGTCCATCGAGAAACCGCAGCCGCGGTTCTGCATCGCGATGCCGCTGTCCGGCACCACGATGCCCGAGCCGAAGCCCATGTAGTTCGACTGGATGAAGCTGACCATCATGCCGCGCTCGTCCGCCACGGACATATAGATCGTGCCGCCCGCCTTCGGCATGCCGAAGTCGAACTGCGTGGCGCGCTTGTGATCGATCAGCTTCGCGCGCGACGTGAGGTACGCGTCGTCGAGCATCTGTTCGGGCGTGACGTCCATGGAACGTGGGTCGGCCACGTAGCGGTAGACGTCGGCGAATGCGAGCTTCATCGCTTCGATCTGCAGATGCTGCGATTCGACGTTATCGACCGCCAGTTCCTTCACGTCGAATTTTTCGAGGATGCCCAGCGCGATCAACGCCGCGATCCCCTGCCCGTTCGGCGGAATCTCGTGCACCGTGTAGCCGCGATAATCCTTGCCGATCGGCTCGACCCAATCCGCGCGGTAGTTGCGCAGGTCGTCCAGCGTCATCGCGCCGCCGCCTTCGCGGGCGAATGCCGCGATCTGCTCGGCGATCTCGCCTTCGTAATACGCGCGCGGGCCCTGTTCGGCGAGCTTGCGCAGCGTCTTCGCGTGGCCGGGGAAGCGCACCAGCTCGCTGACCTCCGGCGCGCGGCCGCGCGGCATGAAGGTTGGCGCGAAGCCTGGCAGGTCTTTCAGTTCGGGCACGGCGGCCGCCCATTTGTAGGCGACGATGCTCGCCACCGCATGGCCGCGCTCGGCGATTTCGATCGCGGGCTCCATCAGATCGGCGAACGGCAGCGAGCCGAATTTCTGGTGCAGCGCCTCCCAACCGGCGATCACGCCCGGCACCGTCACCGAGTCCCAGCCGCGCTTGGGCTGGATCGCGAGACCGTTGTCCTCGCCGTATTTGCGCTTGAAGTAGTCGACGTTCCACGCCGCCGGCGACACGCCCGACGCGTTCAGGCCGTGCAGCTTCCGGCCGTCCCACACCAGCGCGAACGCGTCACCGCCGAGACCGCACGACACCGGCTCGACCACCGTGATGGCCGCGGCGGCCGCGATGGCCGCATCGACGGCATTGCCGCCTTTCCACAGCATGCGCAGGCCGGCCTGGGCGGCGAGCGGATGCGAAGTCGAAACGATGTTGCGCGCGAATACGGGCAGGCGCGGCGTCGGATACGGGTTTTGCCAGTTGAAGCCAGTCATGTCGAACACTCTCTAAGGCGAATTACATCAAGCCAACACAGGACCTCGAATTGCAGCGTGATCCGGCCCAAAAAACAAATTCATTTATCAAATGAATAAATGCACAAATGGCCTGAATGAATGTTTTAACGAATGACCCGACGCGATGCAGTCCGACTCGCGACATCGCTTCGCGCCAGGTCGCCCCTTATCTTATGGATGTCGCGCGAGTTCGCGGACAACCCGGGCGATGGTCTTACAATAACCCCAACCCGGCCCCAACTCGGCCTCACCCCGGCCCCACCCCGTTCACCCCGAATCCGCCTTTCCAGCTTAGCGCGTCACCGCGAAAGCCGGCGGCGACGGCAAAAAACAGAACCGAGACACATGACCCGAGACCCCCGCCTGACTCTCAACGCCCGGCAACAGGAACTGCTGGAGTGGGTGCAACGCGACGGCTTCGTGACCGTGGACGACCTCGCGGCACACTTCGACGTGACGCCGCAGACGATCCGCCGCGACGTCAACTGGCTCGCCGATATGAACCTGCTGCGCCGCTATCACGGCGGCGCGAGTCTGCCGACCAGTTCCGAGAACGTCTCGTACACCGCGCGCCAGCGCATGTTCCACGAAGAGAAACGGCGCATCGCGACGTTAGTCGCCACGCACATTCCCGATCAGGCTTCGCTGTTCATCAACCTCGGCACCACCACCGAGGAAGTCGCCCGCGCGCTCAACCGGCATCGCGGCCTGCGCGTGATCACCAATAATCTGAACGTCGCCAGCATGATGAGCGGCTATCCGGATTGCGAGGTGCTGGTGACGGGCGGCATCGTACGGCCGTGGGACAAGGGCATCGTCGGCGAACTGGCGATCGATTTCATTCGCCAGTTCAAGGTGGACTTCGCGATCATCGGCACATCGGCGATCGAAACGGACGGCACGCTGCGCGACTTCGACACGCGCGAGGTGCGCGTGGCCGAGGCGATCATCCAGCACGCGCGCACCGTGTTCCTCGCCGCCGACAACTCGAAGTTCGGCCGCCCGGCGCTGGTCCGTCAAGGGCACCTCGATCAGATCGACGCCCTCTTCACCGACGCCCCGCCGCCGGCCGAGATGACGGAGACGCTGGCCGCGGCCAATTGTCAGGTGTACGTCGCCGGGTAGGGCGGGCTCGACGGCGAGAAGCGCATGCGCGCGGCCTATTGCTCCAGGCCTTTTCCGCCATGCTGCAACGCACGCAAAACTTCGAGTGAAATCAAGCTTCTAGCCGCGGCTCCAAACCGCCTCTCTAACGGCTAATTGTCAAAGGGAAAATTTACTGGGGCCGAGTTGGTGTTTAACGTGCGGTTGACTACACTCCAGTTCCCCGGCGTCCGTTCCGCTTTTCGCGTAGCGCCGGTTGCGTGAATCTGTCGTGTGAGCCGTACTTCCCGCCTGATCCTCTAGCGGACCTCACTGGCTTCGGGCCAGTCGCCGGCAAGGCCGTCCGCGTTAGCTTGACATGGAGAGAACGATGCTGAGTCCGCATGAATTCGCCACGCTGTTGCTCGTCAAGGACGCTCCCAATCAGGTCGACATGGAGCGGGAAGAACTCGACGCCCTGCTGGAACGCCAGCTGGTGCAGCTCGAACGGCTCGCGTCGGGCAGCGAACAATGGCGCGTGACGGAAACCGGCGACAGCGCGTTACGAGCCATCAAACGTCTTTCCTAGCCTTGGCGGGCGCTGGCCGGCGCCGCCACTCGACGCATCAGATTTGATCCCGGATAAGGGGAGGCTCGCTCGAGCCTCCCCTTTTTATTGTGCGGAACACATTTACACAGTAAATTGCCGCGACGGACTTCCTACCTTCGCGCATGCCCAAAACGCTTTCCCCCGACGACATCCGGCAATTCCGCGAAGCCATGCGACGCGTGGCCGAGGACGCGTTCGCGACGCGCGGCGCGCAGGGCGTGACCATGCGTGAACTGGCGAAGGAATTGGGATGCAGCGCGATGACGCCCTACCGCTACTTCCGCGACAAGGACGAGATCCTCGCGATGGTCCGCGCGGCGGCGTTCAATCGCTTCGCGGCGCGCATCGAAGCTGCCGCGCAGCACCCGGCGGACCACACCCGGCTCGCGGTCAGCGATGCCTACGTCGAATTCGCGCTCGACGAACCGCATGCGTATCGTCTGATGTTCGATTTCGCGCAACCGGCGGGCGGCTATGCGGAACTCGACGCCGCGTCGCAGCGCGCGTGGCAAATGCTGAGCGAGCATTTCCGGCAACTGGTCGAGGCGCGGTTGCTGGAAGGCGATCCGCATCTGATCGGCTACGCGTACTGGGCAAGCCTGCACGGATTCACGATGCTGGCGCTCGCCAACCAGTTGCCATTGCCCGAGGCGCAGCAGCCGGCCGGTCATGGCGGGCCGACGAGGGAAGCGATCCTCGCGCAGATCCGCATGATGCTGTGGCGCGGCGCGCAACCGCGGCGCGCCGAAGAGTCATGAGCGCCTGACGCTTCATCGCTCCAGCAAGCGCGATTCAAACTCGCGCTCGTCAATCGTTAGCCGTTAGCCGTTACGCAAGGTTGGATCGACCGCCGCACGCCAGCTTATTGCCTTGGCGCGCTGATCGGTGAAGAAGGCCACCCATTGATTGCGCACCTGCGGATCCGTGCTAGTGCCCTGGCTCGTGTAGCGCTGCGCGAACGCCGCCTGGAAGCCGCAGAAATCGTCCTTCGAGAGCTTGCCGTGCCGATTCGCCACGTACGCGTCGAACAGCGCGGCGTAGACGCCTTGCGCATCGCTGCCGTAGTCGACCGTCTGGGCGCTGCACATTTGCTGCAGCGATACGAACGACGGTGCGCCCATCGTGCCGTTCAGGCTCGGCGAGCTGACGCATCCGGCAAGCATCGCCGCCGCGCCGATCATCAAAAGTCCACGCATGAATTCCCCTCGAAATGGCTGCTGCCGAGAGTATCGTCCGTGGCCGCGCGTTGCGCCACCATCCCGGTTCATGCGTTAGAGCTTTCCCTATGGGAACCGAACTTTACTTTTTCGAATATGTTCATTAAAGTTCGCAAACGAACACTATCGGTTCGATAGATTTTCCTAACAGCTCTTCGGACAGACGCAAAGGACACAGCAGGTGACGCAAGGCTCGAGATACGATTTGCTCGTCGTCGGCGGCGGGATCAACGGCGCAGGCATCGCTCGCGATGCGGCAGGCCGCGGCCTGTCCGTCCTGCTGTGCGAACAGGACGACCTCGCGGCGCATACGTCGTCGGCGAGTACCAAGCTGATCCACGGCGGTCTGCGCTACCTCGAGTACTACGAGTTCGGGCTGGTGCGCAAAGCGCTTCAGGAGCGCGAAACGTTGCTGCGCGCCGCCCCGCATATCATGTGGCCGCTGCGCTTCGTGATGCCGCACATGCCCGATCTGCGTCCGGCGTGGATGATCCGCGCGGGGCTATTCCTGTACGACCATCTGGCGAAACGCGAAATGCTGCCGGGTTCGCGCGGCATCGTGATGCGCAACCATCCGGCGGGCGCGCCGCTGGTCGATTCGATCAAGCGCGGCTTCGTCTATTCGGACGGCTGGGTCAACGACGCGCGTCTGGTCGTGCTGAATGCGCTCGATGCGCAGGAGCGCGGCGCGACCATCCTCACGCGCACCCGGCTGCAAAGCGCGGTGCGCGCCGGCGGCGAATGGCGCGCGCAACTCAAGCGCGGCGACGGCACGCTGCTCGACGTGCGGGCCGCCTCGATCGCGAACGCCGCCGGTCCGTGGGTCGGCGAACTGCTGCACGGCGCCCTCGGACGCGAAGCGACGCACAGCGTGCGGCTCGTGAAAGGCAGCCACATCGTCACGCGGCGCCTGTTCGATCACGATCACGCGTACATCTTCCAGAATCCGGACAAGCGGATCATCTTCGCGATTCCGTACGAACACGACTTCACGCTGATCGGCACGACCGACATCGAATACGGCGGCGATCCGTCGCAAGTCGCGATCACCGCCGACGAAACGCAGTACCTGTGCGACTCGATCAACCGCTATTTCAAGCAGAAGATCTCGCCTGCCGACGTGCGCTGGACCTACTCGGGCGTGCGTCCGCTGCTGGAGGAAGAAGGCGCGGACAACCCGTCGGCGGTGACGCGCGACTACTCGCTCGAACTCGACGCGCCGTCCGGCGAAGCGCCGCTGCTGTCGGTGTTCGGCGGCAAGATCACCACGTTCCGCAAGCTCGCGGAAGAAGCCGTCGACAAGCTCACGCAGGCGCTGCGCAAAAGCGCGCCGTCGTGGACTGCCGGCGCGGCGCTGCCCGGCGGCGACATGCCGAACGCGAACTTCGAACGCTTCCTCAGCGAATTCCGTCAGCAATATCCGTGGCTCGCGGCCGATCTCGCGCATCGCCTCGCCCGTGCCTACGGCACGCGCGTGCGCCAGGTGGTCGGCCAGGCGCGCTGCGTCGCGGACCTCGGCCGCGCATTCGCGCCGGGTCTCTACGAAGCCGAACTGACTTATCTGCGCGATACCGAATGGGCGCGCAGCGCGCAGGACGTGCTGTGGCGCCGCTCGAAACTCGGCCTGCACGTCGAACCCGGCACGCTCGACTCGATCACGCAGGAAATCGACGGCTGGTTCGCAAGAGAACCGTCGAAGCAAAGCGCCTAGCAGAGCCAGGCAAACCCAGGCGGGCATCAGCTTCGACGCCCGCGGCAAAACCGGTTTCTTTTACCCCTCGGCTGGACCAAGCCGGGACGCATCATCACAACTGTTGCAGCCCGCTTAAAACAAGAAGCCGTTCCCGTCGCCGGGCAACAGTCCGGCGATTCATAAAACGCATGGAGAAGAGACAATGCAGGATCAGTACATCCTCGCCCTTGACCAAGGCACCACCAGCTCGCGTGCCATGCTGTTCGACCGGCTCGGCAATGTCGTGTCGACGGCGCAGAAGGAATTCCAGCAAATCTATCCGCGTCCGGGTTGGGTCGAACACGATCCGCAGGAAATCTGGTCGACCCAGGCCGGCGTCGCCGCCGAGGCCGTCACGCGCGCGGGGATGAACGGCACGTCGATCGCCGCGATCGGCATCACGAATCAGCGCGAGACCACCATCGTGTGGGATCGCGAAACCGGTCACCCGATCTACAACGCGATCGTCTGGCAGGACCGCCGCACCGCCGACTTCTGCGACCAGCTCAAGGAGCAGGGTCTGGAGGAAAAAGTCCGCGCGAAAACCGGTCTGCCGATCGACTCGTATTTCTCGGCGACCAAGATCCGCTGGATTCTCGATAACGTCGAAGGCGCGCGCGAAAAAGCGAAGCAGGGCCGCCTCGCGTTCGGCACCGTCGATAGCTGGCTGGTGTGGAATTTCACCAAGGGCGGCCTGCACGTCACCGACGTGACCAACGCGTCGCGCACCATGCTGTTCAA
The sequence above is a segment of the Paraburkholderia sp. D15 genome. Coding sequences within it:
- a CDS encoding gamma-glutamyltransferase family protein — translated: MTGFNWQNPYPTPRLPVFARNIVSTSHPLAAQAGLRMLWKGGNAVDAAIAAAAAITVVEPVSCGLGGDAFALVWDGRKLHGLNASGVSPAAWNVDYFKRKYGEDNGLAIQPKRGWDSVTVPGVIAGWEALHQKFGSLPFADLMEPAIEIAERGHAVASIVAYKWAAAVPELKDLPGFAPTFMPRGRAPEVSELVRFPGHAKTLRKLAEQGPRAYYEGEIAEQIAAFAREGGGAMTLDDLRNYRADWVEPIGKDYRGYTVHEIPPNGQGIAALIALGILEKFDVKELAVDNVESQHLQIEAMKLAFADVYRYVADPRSMDVTPEQMLDDAYLTSRAKLIDHKRATQFDFGMPKAGGTIYMSVADERGMMVSFIQSNYMGFGSGIVVPDSGIAMQNRGCGFSMDPKSPNVVEGGKRPFHTIIPSFLTQQVDGRQEAVMSFGVMGGDMQPQGHLQSIVRMLDYGQQPQAACDAPRWKVNRDFTIDIEATLDPDTAAALQKRGHTIKSVDDPYMDFGSGQYIWKLDRDEPERGYVAASDSRRDGLAAGF
- a CDS encoding DeoR/GlpR family DNA-binding transcription regulator; translated protein: MTRDPRLTLNARQQELLEWVQRDGFVTVDDLAAHFDVTPQTIRRDVNWLADMNLLRRYHGGASLPTSSENVSYTARQRMFHEEKRRIATLVATHIPDQASLFINLGTTTEEVARALNRHRGLRVITNNLNVASMMSGYPDCEVLVTGGIVRPWDKGIVGELAIDFIRQFKVDFAIIGTSAIETDGTLRDFDTREVRVAEAIIQHARTVFLAADNSKFGRPALVRQGHLDQIDALFTDAPPPAEMTETLAAANCQVYVAG
- a CDS encoding TetR/AcrR family transcriptional regulator; amino-acid sequence: MPKTLSPDDIRQFREAMRRVAEDAFATRGAQGVTMRELAKELGCSAMTPYRYFRDKDEILAMVRAAAFNRFAARIEAAAQHPADHTRLAVSDAYVEFALDEPHAYRLMFDFAQPAGGYAELDAASQRAWQMLSEHFRQLVEARLLEGDPHLIGYAYWASLHGFTMLALANQLPLPEAQQPAGHGGPTREAILAQIRMMLWRGAQPRRAEES
- the glpD gene encoding glycerol-3-phosphate dehydrogenase; this translates as MTQGSRYDLLVVGGGINGAGIARDAAGRGLSVLLCEQDDLAAHTSSASTKLIHGGLRYLEYYEFGLVRKALQERETLLRAAPHIMWPLRFVMPHMPDLRPAWMIRAGLFLYDHLAKREMLPGSRGIVMRNHPAGAPLVDSIKRGFVYSDGWVNDARLVVLNALDAQERGATILTRTRLQSAVRAGGEWRAQLKRGDGTLLDVRAASIANAAGPWVGELLHGALGREATHSVRLVKGSHIVTRRLFDHDHAYIFQNPDKRIIFAIPYEHDFTLIGTTDIEYGGDPSQVAITADETQYLCDSINRYFKQKISPADVRWTYSGVRPLLEEEGADNPSAVTRDYSLELDAPSGEAPLLSVFGGKITTFRKLAEEAVDKLTQALRKSAPSWTAGAALPGGDMPNANFERFLSEFRQQYPWLAADLAHRLARAYGTRVRQVVGQARCVADLGRAFAPGLYEAELTYLRDTEWARSAQDVLWRRSKLGLHVEPGTLDSITQEIDGWFAREPSKQSA